One window of the Oncorhynchus keta strain PuntledgeMale-10-30-2019 chromosome 31, Oket_V2, whole genome shotgun sequence genome contains the following:
- the LOC118364282 gene encoding mitogen-activated protein kinase kinase kinase 5-like, which produces MYTTERRRMSLHEVKRKDPVWVSAGSLWQDPLAIELSTSNKHIISPRSRTRAVAVAYIVTEDASLPQTEENLSLKSVKEACAETHAVFKTIPFERISLGTTDILDIFYNADVAVVEMSDTYCQQSLFYHLGVRESFSMTNNIILYCHKQDSDLEALKEQCGSYTFIPYVVLPQGKVFACDATLVNSIKELMQPSFQLEPLLTPLVERLIQLLDNVHVHASEYFRESIRHEIRTARERFSGQDLSQELGRIQKRLDTVELLSPDIIMNLLLSYRDVQDYDAIIKLVETLNNLPMCLVAAQQNIKFHYIFALNRRNRPGDRAKALEVILPIVESGGRVVSDVHCLCGRIYKDMFMSSGFKDHRSRDQACYWYGKAFETEPTLHSGINNVVLLMAAGHEFDTSIELRKIGVTLSSLLGRKGSLEKMQDYWDVGFYLGASILANEHRKVIEASEKLYRLNAPMWYVGSIMETFILYRQFTEPPVVKMSKQETVDFWMELMLQACKPTVSTDRCPVLILEPTKVLQPTIVCVSEEDDSCTVQLNHITPLKKGQKAQWTFPASQIRGVSVSKFDERSCFLYVLENSDDFQLCFPSELHCKGFCELVNSLLSQAEAPVEYPSELTGGLLEFIYETSENGDKVVLGKGTYGVVYAGRDLSNQVRIAIKEIPEKDRTYSQPLHEEIALHKRLKHRNIVQYLGSMSQDGFIKIFMEEVPGGSLSSLLRSKWGPLKDNEATVIFYTKQILEGLKYLHDHQIVHRDIKGDNVLINTYSGVLKISDFGTSKRLAGINPCTETFTGTLQYMAPEIIDQGPRGYGKPADIWSLGCTIIEMATGKPPFHELGSPQAAMFKVGMFKIHPEVPECMSVEAKGCIMSCFTPDPDNRATASELLKDSFLKSTSRRKAKPEPETLPTDAGDIYQRSMSVPVSIRVTDTDRDTDRMDLSCSWDLRRTISPLRGKDITKSPPSTRGFLPVSEEPSTVDMTSSPATSGENLGLFLLRKDSERRATLHRILTEYITDVVHNIQNTLPQQTDVGSVTSEHISELIGCLRENIRSPDRRHLTNSLVKLRSTLLATAVPLKNLRAVLFSFQDAVKKVLRQQRVKPHWMFALDNLLRQAVQDAITVLLPELKLQLQSSFETEESSPEREQQPSELAELLPAVLSDDQVAAPADTEPIEEVSESPCLPNGLQYNTNCPLSQELRDLRLETRRLLTQLSEKEREYQELLRNSVQSRPGQIDTIRNTSEPTDTELSLQISSNSEVKSLVCWLKAIPVDQDTIDKLLSHEFTLDCLLTMACRDDLMYCAIRGGMLCRIWAAITTWRKSQLKSQLSTHSEESEDTFSDG; this is translated from the exons ATGTATACCACCGAACGCAGGCGTATGAGCCTGCACGAGGTTAAGAGAAAGGATCCTGTTTGGGTATCAGCTGGAAGTTTATGGCAGGACCCTTTGGCTATTGAACTCAGCACCTCGAATAAACACATTATTTCCCCCCGGAGCCGGACAAGGGCTGTTGCTGTTGCATACATTGTCACTGAGGATGCATCCCTGCCACAGACAGAAGAGAACTTGTCACTGAAGTCCGTGAAAGAAGCCTGCGCGGAAACGCACGCGGTGTTCAAAACCATTCCTTTCGAGAGAATATCGCTTGGGACGACTGACATTCTTGATATCTTCTACAATGCAG ATGTGGCAGTGGTGGAAATGAGTGATACTTACTGCCAGCAGTCCCTCTTCTATCACCTGGGTGTAAGAGAGAGCTTCAGCATGACCAATAACATCATCCTGTATTGTCACAAGCAGGACAGTGACCTGGAAGCACTCAAG gAGCAGTGTGGGAGCTACACGTTCATCCCGTATGTAGTGTTGCCACAGGGCAAGGTGTTTGCCTGCGACGCGACCCTCGTAAACAGCATTAAAGAACTGATGCAGCCAAGCTTCCAACTGGAACCCCTCCTCACCCCACTGGTAGAGAGGCTCATTCAACTGCTGGATAATGTGCACGTTCATGCCAG TGAGTACTTCCGGGAGTCCATCCGGCATGAGATCCGCACAGCCCGGGAGCGCTTCAGTGGCCAGGACTTGAGTCAGGAGCTGGGCCGCATCCAGAAGCGCCTTGACACGGTGGAGCTGCTCAGCCCAGACATCATCATGAACCTACTGCTGTCGTACCGGGATGTCCAG GACTACGATGCCATTATCAAACTGGTAGAGACTCTGAACAACTTGCCCATGTGCTTGGTGGCTGCCCAGCAGAATATCAAATTTCACTACATATTTGCTTTAAACAG GAGGAATCGTCCAGGTGACCGTGCCAAGGCCCTGGAGGTGATTCTGCCCATTGTGGAGTCAGGTGGCCGGGTGGTGTCGGACGTGCACTGCCTCTGCGGCCGTATCTACAAAGACATGTTCATGAGCTCTGGCTTTAAAGACCATCGCAGTCGAGACCAGGCCTGCTACTG GTACGGCAAAGCCTTCGAGACAGAGCCCACCCTTCATTCCGGCATCAACAACGTTGTCCTCTTGATGGCTGCCGGCCACGAATTTGACACCTCCATCGAGCTGCGGAAAATAG gaGTGACCCTGAGCAGCCTCCTGGGGAGGAAGGGCAGCTTGGAGAAGATGCAGGACTACTGGGACGTAGGCTTCTACCTGGGAGCCAGCATCCTGGCTAACGAACACCGGAAGGTCATCGAGGCTTCAGAGAAACTCTACCGGCTCAATGCACCCATGTG GTATGTGGGCTCGATCATGGAGACGTTCATCTTGTATCGTCAGTTCACCGAGCCCCCAGTGGTGAAAATGTCTAAACAGGAGACTGTGGACTTCTGGATGGAGCTGATGCTGCAAGCCTGCAAGCCTACTGTTTCCACTGACCGCTGCCCA GTTCTGATCCTGGAGCCGACCAAAGTGCTCCAACCCACcatagtgtgtgtgagtgaggaggACGACAGCTGCACAGTTCAGCTCAACCACATCACACCCCTGAAG AAAGGCCAGAAAGCCCAGTGGACTTTCCCTGCCTCGCAAATCCGGGGAGTGAG TGTTTCCAAGTTTGACGAGCGTAGCTGCTTCCTGTATGTCCTGGAGAACTCGGATGACTTCCAACTCTGCTTTCCCAGCGAGCTGCACTGTAAAGG GTTCTGTGAGCTGGTCAACTCTCTCCTAAGCCAGGCAGAAGCCCCAGTGGAGTACCCCAGCGAGCTCACTGGAGGATTACTGGAG TTTATCTATGAGACCAGCGAAAACGGAGACAAGGTGGTTCTGGGTAAAGGAACCTATGGCGTGGTGTATGCTGGGAGGGACCTGAGCAACCAAGTCCGCATCGCCATCAAGGAGATCCCAGAGAAAGACAGAAC TTACTCCCAGCCTCTGCATGAGGAGATAGCTCTGCACAAGAGGCTGAAGCACAGGAACATCGTTCAGTACCTGGGCTCTATGAGTCAGGACGGCTTCATCAAGATCTTTATGGAGGAGGTTCCTGGAG GAAGCTTGTCCTCTCTCCTGCGTTCCAAATGGGGACCCCTGAAAGACAACGAGGCCACCGTCATTTTCTACACCAAACAGATCCTTGAAGGGCTTAAGTACCTCCATGACCACCAGATAGTCCACAGAGACATCAAG GGTGACAACGTGTTGATTAACACCTACAGTGGTGTTCTCAAGATCTCTGACTTTGGCACCTCGAAACGACTGGCGGGAATCAACCCCTGCACAGAGACCtttacag GGACCCTGCAGTACATGGCTCCAGAGATCATCGACCAGGGCCCGCGGGGTTATGGGAAGCCTGCAGACATCTGGTCCTTGGGCTGTACCATCATAGAGATGGCCACGGGGAAACCACCCTTCCACGAGCTGGGCAGCCCACAGGCAGCCATGTTCAAG GTTGGTATGTTCAAGATCCACCCGGAGGTGCCGGAGTGTATGTCAGTTGAGGCCAAAGGCTGCATCATGAGCTGCTTCACACCGGACCCAGACAACAGGGCCACGGCCTCTGAGCTGCTCAAGGATTCCTTCCTCAAATCCACCTCCCGGAGGAAGGCCAAGCCAGAGCCTGAAACACTGCCTACAGATGCTG GTGACATCTACCAGCGGAGTATGTCTGTCCCAGTGTCTATACGTGTGACAGATACAGACAGGGACACTGACAGGATGGACCTGTCGTGCTCATGGGACCTCCGGAGGACCATCTCCCCCCTCAGAGGAAAGGACATTACAAAGAGCCCACCCAGCACCAGAGGCTTCCTGCC GGTGTCAGAGGAGCCCAGTACTGTGGACATGACGTCTAGTCCAGCCACGTCAGGGGAGAACCTGGGCCTGTTCCTACTGAGGAAGGACAGCGAGAGGAGGGCCACACTGCACAGGATCCTCACTGAGTACATCACCGATGTGGTGCACAACATCCAGAACACACTACCtcag CAAACAGACGTTGGGTCCGTGACCTCAGAGCACATCTCTGAGCTGATTGGCTGCCTGCGGGAGAACATCCGCTCTCCAGACAGAAGGCACCTGACCAACAGCCTGGTGAAGTTGCGCTCCACACTGCTTGCTACTGCAGTACCCCTCAAAAACCTGCGAGCTGTGCTCTTCAGCTTCCAGGATGCG gtgaaaaaGGTGTTGAGGCAGCAGCGGGTGAAACCTCACTGGATGTTTGCTCTGGATAACCTTCTGAGGCAGGCCGTACAGGACGCCATCACTGTGCTGTTACCAG AGCTCAAGCTTCAGCTGCAGTCTTCCTTTGAGACGGAGGAGAGTAGCCCAGAAAGAGAGCAGCAGCCCAGTGAGCTAGCAGAGCTTTTGCCTGCAGTCCTCTCAGATGACCAGGTGGCGGCGCCAGCCGACACAGAGCCCATAGAGGAGGTTTCAGAAAGCCCCTGCTTACCCAATGGCCTCCAGTACAACACTAACTGTCCCCTCAGTCAGGAACTGAGAGATCTACGGCTAGAGACGCGCAG ACTGCTGACCCAgctgagtgagaaagagagggaatacCAGGAGCTACTGAGGAACTCTGTCCAGAGTAGACCGGGTCAGATCGACACTATCAGGAACACATCAGAACCCACAG ATACAGAGTTGTCCCTGCAGATTAGTTCGAACTCAGAAGTCAAGTCCTTGGTTTGCTGGCTGAAGGCTATCCCAGTAGATCAGGACACCATAGACAAG TTACTCTCTCACGAGTTCACCTTGGACTGTCTCCTCACCATGGCCTGCAGGGATGACTTGATGTACTGTGCCATAAG AGGAGGGATGCTGTGTCGTATCTGGGCGGCCATCACAACATGGAGGAAGTCACAGCTCAAATCTCAGCTCAGCACACACTCTGAAGAGAGCGAGGACACATTCTCGGATGGGTAG